A part of Haloarchaeobius sp. HME9146 genomic DNA contains:
- a CDS encoding TetR/AcrR family transcriptional regulator — translation MPTGEADPDDEQAAAGAEEELSETQVDIMEAVLRALAKHGYAGLTTKKVAAEASVSEAGLYYHYDSKDDLVVAFLEWSVRRDSKRLSAAADADPVTRLFALCDALLGDPTDEVDRGINVAVMELLAHAPFNDRFHDLLESYEQRVHETLAGVVREGMEAGVFRADLDPEATAAYLLVTTDGSAGAVMALGMADLGEQVRDRLFAYLRENVLAAGVSAPEEYQ, via the coding sequence ATGCCCACGGGCGAGGCCGATCCGGACGACGAGCAGGCGGCCGCCGGCGCGGAGGAAGAGCTGAGCGAGACACAGGTCGACATCATGGAGGCGGTCCTGCGGGCGCTCGCCAAGCACGGGTACGCCGGGCTGACCACGAAGAAGGTGGCCGCCGAGGCGTCGGTCTCGGAGGCCGGCCTGTACTACCACTACGACTCCAAGGACGACCTCGTGGTGGCCTTCCTGGAGTGGAGCGTCAGGCGCGACTCGAAACGACTCTCCGCCGCGGCCGACGCCGACCCTGTCACCCGGCTGTTCGCGCTGTGTGATGCGCTACTGGGTGACCCGACCGACGAGGTCGACCGCGGTATCAACGTCGCCGTGATGGAACTGCTCGCTCACGCCCCGTTCAACGACCGGTTCCACGACCTGCTCGAGTCCTACGAGCAACGGGTTCACGAGACGCTGGCGGGGGTCGTCCGCGAGGGGATGGAGGCCGGCGTCTTCCGTGCGGACCTCGACCCCGAGGCGACCGCTGCCTACCTGCTCGTGACCACTGACGGGAGCGCGGGAGCCGTGATGGCCCTCGGGATGGCCGACCTCGGCGAGCAGGTGCGCGACCGGCTGTTCGCCTACCTCCGTGAGAACGTGCTCGCGGCGGGCGTCAGCGCCCCCGAGGAGTATCAGTAG
- a CDS encoding alkaline phosphatase, with the protein MTDEDAGRRGTGDPGTRSRFPRQAPNSTDHDELLSLLSRHDLAFARDPKEPDDPSVFEFDPDEDADETFPQSIASGGPTSEGVILWTRIDPDVFDHDMPLAVEVAADEAFTEVVHRGVIEDSAAIEAHDYTVKVDLDGVLDSFSEYYYRFVYGTTASRIGRCRTLPAPDESPEELSLAVLTCQNYLNGYYPAYHYIAQEDIDFIVHVGDFIYESADGHFKSRFAPEYPGREKDFPSGYSLVESLEDYRYLYRVYKSDGYLQEALEQHTIIPAWDDHEIANDVHWDYEADAPAADHPRGDDPEFMTRLAADAMHAWWEYMPARIEYDHDADRLQERFRLWRRFDFGDLVSLVMTDERLFRTEERDLLLPTERATAPEREPPDRTMLGPSQMEWFLEQVEETQEHSTWTVWSDEVLTLPFKVGAGPATLYPVQGGWDGYRRERQYLMNALAARDVENFVTITGDMHCYIAGYQQTEYRDALDHKLVGPVDEEKRVGVEFMTPALTSLNVAEAVGLTEGPLAKPTERILRKAVTLQNPHIEFFDSHHWGYSVVTFTEDDCTYVGYSVDKSVDSPDAPRELITAQRVPEGKTQLEDVTDEYRYGKR; encoded by the coding sequence ATGACCGACGAGGACGCCGGGCGAAGGGGCACTGGTGACCCGGGTACCAGAAGCCGCTTCCCTCGGCAGGCCCCGAACTCGACCGACCACGACGAGTTGCTCTCTCTGCTGTCCCGACACGACCTCGCGTTCGCCCGTGACCCGAAGGAGCCAGACGACCCGAGCGTCTTCGAGTTCGACCCGGACGAGGACGCAGACGAGACGTTCCCGCAGTCCATCGCCAGCGGTGGCCCGACCAGCGAGGGCGTCATCCTCTGGACGCGAATCGACCCGGACGTGTTCGACCACGACATGCCGCTGGCCGTCGAGGTCGCGGCGGACGAGGCGTTCACCGAGGTCGTCCACCGCGGCGTCATCGAGGACAGCGCGGCCATCGAGGCCCACGACTACACGGTGAAGGTCGACCTCGACGGGGTGCTTGACTCCTTCAGCGAGTACTACTACCGGTTCGTCTACGGGACCACCGCGAGCCGAATCGGGCGCTGTCGCACCCTTCCGGCACCGGACGAGTCTCCCGAGGAGCTCTCGCTGGCGGTGCTGACCTGCCAGAACTACCTCAACGGCTACTACCCGGCGTACCACTACATCGCTCAGGAGGACATCGACTTCATCGTCCACGTCGGCGACTTCATCTACGAATCGGCGGATGGCCACTTCAAGAGCCGGTTCGCCCCGGAGTATCCGGGGAGAGAGAAGGACTTCCCGAGCGGCTACAGCCTCGTCGAATCGCTGGAGGACTACCGCTACCTCTACCGCGTCTACAAGTCCGACGGGTACCTCCAGGAGGCGCTGGAACAGCACACAATCATCCCGGCGTGGGACGACCACGAGATCGCCAACGACGTGCACTGGGACTACGAGGCGGACGCCCCGGCAGCCGACCATCCCCGCGGCGACGACCCGGAGTTCATGACCCGGCTCGCCGCCGACGCGATGCACGCCTGGTGGGAGTACATGCCCGCCCGCATCGAGTACGACCACGATGCCGACAGGCTGCAAGAACGCTTCCGGCTCTGGCGACGGTTCGACTTCGGTGACCTCGTCTCGCTGGTGATGACCGACGAACGCCTGTTCCGGACCGAAGAGCGCGACCTGCTGTTGCCGACCGAACGCGCGACCGCCCCCGAGCGCGAACCGCCGGACCGGACAATGCTCGGCCCGTCCCAGATGGAGTGGTTCCTCGAGCAGGTCGAGGAGACCCAGGAGCACTCGACCTGGACGGTCTGGTCCGACGAGGTGCTGACACTCCCGTTCAAGGTCGGTGCTGGCCCAGCCACGCTGTACCCGGTCCAGGGTGGGTGGGACGGCTACCGTCGCGAGCGCCAGTACCTGATGAACGCGCTCGCCGCCCGCGACGTGGAGAACTTCGTCACCATCACCGGCGACATGCACTGCTACATCGCGGGCTACCAGCAGACCGAGTACCGCGACGCGCTCGACCACAAACTGGTCGGTCCCGTCGACGAGGAGAAACGGGTCGGCGTCGAGTTCATGACGCCCGCGCTGACGAGCCTGAACGTCGCGGAGGCGGTCGGCCTGACCGAGGGGCCCCTCGCCAAGCCCACGGAGCGAATCCTCCGGAAGGCGGTGACACTCCAGAACCCGCACATCGAGTTCTTCGACAGCCACCACTGGGGCTACTCCGTCGTCACGTTCACCGAGGACGACTGCACCTACGTCGGCTACAGCGTCGACAAGTCCGTGGATTCGCCGGACGCCCCGCGCGAGCTCATCACCGCCCAGCGGGTCCCAGAAGGGAAGACCCAGCTCGAGGACGTCACCGACGAGTACCGGTACGGCAAGCGCTGA
- a CDS encoding DUF2070 family protein: protein MTATQGDLASMSRYIFRAPRWYKSLAFAMVVAAVTGIGVFENTFWLEDLWQGVFFIGIPTFAASVLTSVVDQHLGGQLTPNRASLLALLCEVLVVAILAVGGLVALLTDLSQNFVFDVLYVGLASIFAFRLLIVAAISQHSIPKAAIPASIQTAAAAILLFVYSGTLRYMDAGGPILDAYLSRPEQAPTSLGPVLPGDFVILALLCLLYGTAVWLFLVIIDRPWKQSLGVSVLDFLGGFIGHIADGTRELEDFFEKLGEEALVPVTVLAFEREDGTEKARFVLPMIHPGPMGEIGGGNLPKRVAESADGLAFPPHATAGHDFNLVTEREVDTILETAQDAHDRLEFGTTATESVRTQVGDAKMLAQAFDDDILLVSTHSPRFADDVDYAVGLSAAAEARSGGFDEVLLVDAHNCNNGLKGDDLGHVTPGSERSFDMMQAAAKAAEELHDAPQHPVEVGTAWTETDWEPREGIGPLGVRVACVTVADQTTAYVLVDGNNMEPGLRERLIDALPDDIDAAEVMTTDTHIVNKVESSNQVGEALDQGELVELVAGLTTEALADRERVAVGMSSDRARVTVFGNDRTETLASHANAMVSMGGALAVLMAMAAMGLSMVVFLLS from the coding sequence ATGACGGCAACCCAGGGCGACCTGGCCAGCATGTCCCGGTACATCTTCCGGGCCCCGCGCTGGTACAAGAGCCTCGCCTTCGCGATGGTGGTCGCCGCCGTGACGGGAATCGGGGTCTTCGAGAACACGTTCTGGCTGGAGGACCTGTGGCAGGGCGTCTTCTTCATCGGCATCCCGACGTTCGCGGCATCGGTGCTGACGAGCGTCGTCGACCAGCACCTCGGGGGCCAGCTCACCCCGAACCGCGCCTCGCTGCTCGCCCTGCTGTGTGAGGTTCTGGTCGTTGCCATCCTGGCGGTCGGTGGCCTCGTCGCACTCCTGACCGACCTCAGCCAGAACTTCGTCTTCGACGTGCTGTACGTCGGTCTCGCCTCCATCTTCGCGTTCCGGTTGCTCATCGTCGCCGCCATCTCACAGCACTCCATCCCGAAGGCGGCGATTCCCGCGAGCATCCAGACCGCGGCCGCGGCCATCTTGCTGTTCGTCTACAGCGGGACCCTCCGGTACATGGACGCCGGCGGTCCCATCCTCGACGCCTACCTCTCCCGTCCGGAACAGGCCCCGACCTCGCTCGGGCCGGTCCTCCCCGGCGACTTCGTCATCCTCGCACTGCTCTGTCTCCTGTACGGGACCGCGGTCTGGCTCTTCCTCGTCATCATCGACCGGCCGTGGAAACAGAGCCTCGGTGTCTCTGTGCTCGACTTCCTCGGCGGCTTCATCGGCCACATCGCCGACGGAACCCGCGAACTGGAGGACTTCTTCGAGAAGCTGGGCGAGGAAGCGCTCGTCCCGGTCACCGTCCTCGCCTTCGAGCGCGAGGACGGCACGGAGAAGGCACGCTTCGTCCTTCCGATGATCCACCCCGGCCCGATGGGCGAGATCGGCGGCGGGAACCTCCCGAAGCGGGTCGCCGAATCCGCCGACGGCCTCGCGTTCCCGCCCCACGCGACCGCGGGCCACGACTTCAACCTCGTCACCGAGCGCGAGGTCGACACCATCCTCGAGACCGCCCAGGACGCACACGACCGGCTCGAGTTCGGGACGACCGCGACCGAGAGCGTCCGCACCCAGGTCGGTGACGCCAAGATGCTGGCGCAGGCGTTCGACGACGACATCCTGCTCGTGAGCACGCACTCACCCCGGTTCGCCGACGACGTGGACTACGCGGTCGGCCTCTCGGCCGCCGCCGAGGCCCGCTCCGGCGGGTTCGACGAGGTGCTGCTCGTCGACGCGCACAACTGCAACAACGGCCTCAAAGGTGACGACCTCGGCCACGTCACCCCCGGCAGCGAGCGCTCGTTCGACATGATGCAGGCCGCGGCGAAGGCCGCCGAGGAGCTTCACGACGCCCCCCAGCACCCTGTCGAGGTCGGCACCGCCTGGACGGAGACCGACTGGGAGCCGCGGGAGGGCATCGGACCGCTCGGCGTCCGCGTCGCCTGTGTCACCGTCGCCGACCAGACCACCGCCTACGTGCTCGTCGACGGGAACAACATGGAGCCGGGACTCCGCGAACGACTCATCGACGCGCTTCCCGACGACATCGACGCGGCAGAAGTGATGACGACGGACACCCACATCGTGAACAAGGTGGAGTCCTCGAACCAGGTGGGCGAGGCCCTCGACCAGGGCGAACTCGTCGAGCTGGTCGCCGGGCTGACGACGGAGGCGCTCGCGGACCGCGAACGGGTCGCCGTCGGGATGTCGTCGGACCGCGCCCGAGTCACCGTCTTCGGGAACGATAGAACAGAGACGCTCGCCAGTCACGCGAACGCGATGGTTTCGATGGGCGGGGCGCTCGCGGTGTTGATGGCGATGGCCGCGATGGGCCTGAGTATGGTCGTCTTCTTGCTCTCCTAG
- a CDS encoding KEOPS complex subunit Pcc1 translates to MSSFSHATSLEFEYDSDAIAKIVERSVAQEIGEIAGDRSSTTLSRTGDTVTVEVEAADLVALRAGINTWIRLVEVAEKIHDLGSGY, encoded by the coding sequence ATGTCCTCGTTCTCACACGCGACCAGCCTCGAATTCGAGTACGACAGCGACGCCATCGCGAAGATCGTCGAGCGCAGCGTCGCCCAGGAGATCGGCGAGATAGCGGGCGACCGTTCTTCGACGACGCTCTCGCGGACGGGCGACACCGTCACGGTCGAGGTCGAGGCCGCAGACCTCGTGGCGCTCCGTGCCGGTATCAACACGTGGATTCGACTGGTCGAGGTCGCCGAGAAGATACACGACCTCGGGTCTGGCTACTGA
- a CDS encoding DNA-directed RNA polymerase subunit P: protein MSYKCSRCKRDVTLDSYGGVRCPYCGHRVLLKERSTDIKTVDVE from the coding sequence ATGAGCTACAAGTGCTCGCGGTGCAAGCGTGACGTGACGCTCGACTCCTACGGCGGCGTCCGCTGTCCCTACTGTGGACACCGCGTGCTGCTGAAAGAGCGCAGTACCGACATCAAGACCGTCGACGTCGAATAG
- a CDS encoding alpha/beta fold hydrolase, whose protein sequence is MQDTAAPGSSSPSDSARKVTLADGRSLAFAEYGDPDGTPVIAFHGLPGSRLFGRFYADAAMDAGVRIVAPARPGYGESSPKRDRTVSDWAADVRELADHLGFDEFSVVGYSAGGPHALAVAASCDRVTRVAVVAGMAPRAVVSGGPWFLKLMVPLGRHAPWILGALFRMQAWLAERQDDAEMLSFLTDRPIGDVPVDGQRTVEAVLAADFQNAFEHGPSGAVGDSRAVNRPWGVAFDDIDVPVRGWYGTADDNVPVEAAGWLSDVVPEATVERVPDEDHLSVLVETRETVCSWLAD, encoded by the coding sequence ATGCAGGACACTGCCGCTCCTGGTTCCTCCAGCCCTTCCGATTCCGCCCGGAAAGTGACCCTTGCGGACGGTCGTTCGCTCGCGTTCGCGGAGTACGGCGACCCCGACGGGACGCCGGTCATCGCGTTCCACGGCCTCCCGGGGTCGCGCCTGTTCGGCCGGTTCTACGCTGACGCCGCCATGGACGCAGGCGTTCGAATCGTCGCGCCAGCGCGCCCGGGCTACGGCGAATCGAGTCCGAAGCGCGACCGCACGGTCAGCGACTGGGCGGCCGACGTGAGAGAACTCGCGGACCACCTCGGATTCGACGAGTTCAGCGTCGTCGGCTACTCCGCAGGCGGTCCGCACGCGCTCGCCGTCGCGGCCAGCTGCGACCGGGTGACCCGTGTCGCCGTGGTCGCGGGGATGGCCCCACGCGCCGTCGTTTCCGGCGGCCCATGGTTCCTGAAGCTCATGGTGCCACTCGGCCGGCACGCGCCGTGGATTCTCGGCGCCCTGTTCCGGATGCAGGCGTGGCTGGCGGAGCGACAGGACGACGCGGAGATGCTCTCGTTCCTCACCGACAGGCCAATTGGGGACGTTCCTGTCGACGGCCAGCGGACAGTCGAGGCGGTGCTCGCGGCCGACTTCCAGAACGCGTTCGAACACGGCCCGTCGGGTGCGGTCGGCGACAGCCGAGCCGTGAATCGTCCGTGGGGTGTCGCCTTCGACGACATCGACGTGCCGGTCCGCGGCTGGTACGGTACCGCCGATGACAACGTTCCGGTCGAGGCGGCAGGCTGGCTGTCGGACGTGGTTCCAGAAGCGACGGTCGAGCGAGTGCCCGACGAGGACCACCTGTCGGTACTGGTCGAGACGCGAGAAACGGTGTGTTCGTGGCTGGCGGACTGA
- a CDS encoding GMP synthase subunit A — MTRIVVVDNHGQFTHLEHRALRDMGVESEVVDNETPPSEVEADGIVLSGGPEMDRRGKSGEYLDADVPVLGICLGMQIIAKELGGEVGSGDYGGYADVNVDVLDEDDPLIGSLYPETRVWASHADEVKEVPEGFTITAKSDVCGVEAMSDPDRGLYGVQWHPEVSHTAEGEEVFENFVSLCEQ, encoded by the coding sequence ATGACGCGAATCGTCGTCGTCGACAATCACGGGCAGTTCACCCACCTGGAGCACCGCGCGCTCCGGGACATGGGTGTCGAGAGCGAGGTCGTAGACAACGAGACACCGCCGAGCGAGGTCGAGGCAGACGGTATCGTCCTCTCCGGTGGCCCCGAGATGGATCGCCGCGGGAAGTCCGGCGAGTACCTCGACGCGGACGTGCCGGTCCTCGGCATCTGTCTCGGCATGCAGATAATCGCGAAGGAACTCGGCGGCGAGGTCGGCTCCGGCGACTACGGTGGCTACGCCGACGTGAACGTCGACGTCCTCGACGAGGACGACCCCCTCATCGGGTCGCTCTACCCCGAGACCCGTGTGTGGGCGAGCCACGCCGACGAGGTGAAGGAGGTCCCCGAGGGGTTCACCATCACCGCCAAGAGCGACGTCTGTGGCGTCGAAGCCATGTCCGACCCCGACCGCGGCCTCTACGGCGTGCAGTGGCACCCCGAGGTGTCCCACACCGCCGAGGGCGAGGAGGTCTTCGAGAATTTCGTCTCCCTCTGCGAGCAGTAG
- a CDS encoding DUF3194 domain-containing protein codes for MPTDEEVVRTAAEAAEGLILSRFKQSDVTDMDVTVTFEEGVLDVDVYLNVPGEEAKSEQVAEDAALAARSAVDDLFAEDES; via the coding sequence ATGCCCACCGACGAAGAAGTCGTTCGTACGGCCGCGGAAGCGGCTGAGGGACTCATCCTCTCGCGGTTCAAACAGTCCGACGTCACCGACATGGACGTGACCGTCACGTTCGAGGAGGGCGTCCTCGACGTGGACGTGTACCTGAACGTCCCGGGTGAGGAAGCGAAATCGGAGCAGGTCGCCGAAGACGCCGCGCTCGCGGCGCGCAGTGCGGTCGACGACCTGTTCGCCGAGGACGAGTCCTAG
- a CDS encoding prefoldin subunit beta: MQGNLPPEAQEKIEELQDLQETAQQVAQQKQSADSQLTEAQTALDELDNIDEDTKMFREVGELFVATDYDEAKDALDEKVSSLEIRVETLEKQEERVQEQFESLQQELQEMLGGMGGGMGGAGGA, encoded by the coding sequence ATGCAAGGAAACCTTCCGCCGGAAGCACAGGAGAAGATCGAGGAGCTGCAGGACCTTCAGGAGACCGCACAGCAGGTCGCCCAGCAGAAGCAGTCCGCGGACTCCCAGCTGACAGAGGCCCAGACGGCGCTCGACGAGCTCGACAACATCGACGAGGACACGAAGATGTTCCGTGAGGTCGGCGAGCTCTTCGTCGCGACGGACTACGACGAGGCCAAGGACGCACTCGACGAGAAGGTCTCCAGCCTGGAGATCCGCGTCGAGACCCTCGAGAAGCAGGAAGAGCGCGTCCAGGAGCAGTTCGAGTCGCTCCAGCAGGAACTGCAGGAGATGCTCGGCGGTATGGGCGGCGGCATGGGCGGCGCAGGCGGCGCATAA
- a CDS encoding 50S ribosomal protein L37ae: MAKKKGKTGSAGRFGARYGRVSRRRVAEIEDEMRNSKVDGDNVKRLGTGIWVNEETGEKFTGGTYRPETPAGRTVRRSIRAALSEEDE; the protein is encoded by the coding sequence ATGGCCAAGAAGAAAGGAAAGACGGGGAGCGCCGGCCGATTCGGCGCTCGCTACGGGCGTGTCTCCCGACGCCGCGTCGCGGAGATCGAAGACGAGATGCGCAACTCCAAGGTCGACGGCGACAACGTCAAGCGCCTCGGCACGGGCATCTGGGTCAACGAGGAGACCGGTGAGAAGTTCACCGGCGGTACCTACCGCCCCGAGACCCCCGCAGGCCGCACCGTTCGCCGGTCGATTCGCGCCGCACTCTCCGAAGAAGACGAATGA
- a CDS encoding TrkH family potassium uptake protein — protein sequence MRLKVDWRASTSLVGRVVKYLAVALIVPIVTGFLYGDQFVPYILPFFVTATVAVVAGSAMERLDPDPDLGAREGFLMVAMTWFAVSLVGSIPYMLEGLTYQDGQFFYLIDSTLHHPSNAFFETMSGFTTTGATVMGDISFDTHSRGLMMWRQQSQWLGGMGIVVLAVAILPELSVGGAQLMDAEAPGPGIEKLTPRIAETARALWVIYAGITLLEMALLYGLHLLGMAPNMTVYNAIAHGFTTMATGGFSPEARSIEAFAEIVQWVIIPFMMAAGTNFALFWHLSTGDIKPMLEDAEFRFYAGVIAVLSAVLGAFLFLDPGLTTAAETGLYEGVNQTFLGYTFPVTGDIEAALRHATFQIVSIVTTTGYATMDFNAWGGPAQYVLVIAMFIGGSAGSTGGAIKIIRWLIILKSIRRELFSTVHPNAVRPVRLRGRSLDERALRGIYAFTLLYLALFFLSTLVLVADASIRGPETLSVIEAMTAVAATLGNIGPGLQMVGPMGSYLSFTPEAKLFMVALMWIGRLEIFPVLVLLTRAYWRS from the coding sequence ATGAGACTGAAGGTCGACTGGCGTGCGAGTACGAGCCTGGTCGGACGGGTCGTGAAGTACCTCGCCGTCGCACTCATCGTCCCAATCGTCACGGGATTCCTGTACGGCGACCAGTTCGTCCCGTATATCCTGCCCTTCTTCGTCACCGCCACCGTCGCCGTGGTCGCCGGGTCGGCCATGGAGCGGCTCGACCCCGACCCCGACCTCGGGGCCCGCGAGGGGTTCCTGATGGTCGCGATGACGTGGTTCGCGGTGTCGCTGGTCGGGTCCATCCCCTACATGCTGGAGGGGCTGACCTACCAGGACGGACAGTTCTTCTACCTCATCGATTCCACCCTGCACCACCCCTCGAACGCGTTCTTCGAGACCATGAGCGGGTTCACGACGACCGGGGCGACCGTCATGGGCGACATCTCCTTCGACACGCACTCGCGGGGGCTGATGATGTGGCGACAGCAGTCCCAGTGGCTCGGGGGCATGGGTATCGTCGTCCTCGCGGTCGCCATCCTCCCCGAGCTCTCGGTCGGTGGTGCACAGCTGATGGACGCCGAGGCACCCGGCCCCGGCATCGAGAAACTGACGCCGCGCATCGCCGAGACGGCCCGCGCCCTGTGGGTCATCTACGCCGGCATCACGCTGCTGGAGATGGCGCTCCTCTACGGGCTGCACCTGCTCGGCATGGCCCCGAACATGACCGTCTACAACGCCATCGCCCACGGCTTCACCACGATGGCGACCGGCGGGTTCTCACCCGAGGCGCGCTCCATCGAGGCGTTCGCCGAAATCGTCCAGTGGGTGATCATCCCGTTCATGATGGCCGCCGGGACGAACTTCGCGCTGTTCTGGCACCTCTCGACCGGGGATATCAAGCCGATGCTCGAAGACGCCGAGTTCCGGTTCTACGCTGGCGTCATCGCCGTCCTCTCGGCCGTCCTCGGGGCGTTCCTCTTCCTGGACCCCGGACTGACGACTGCCGCCGAGACGGGCCTGTACGAGGGCGTGAACCAGACCTTCCTCGGCTACACGTTCCCCGTCACGGGTGACATCGAGGCCGCCCTGCGCCATGCGACGTTCCAGATCGTCTCCATCGTCACGACCACCGGGTACGCGACGATGGACTTCAACGCCTGGGGCGGGCCGGCGCAGTACGTCCTCGTCATCGCGATGTTCATCGGCGGCTCGGCCGGCTCGACCGGTGGTGCCATCAAGATAATCCGGTGGCTCATCATCCTCAAGTCCATCCGCCGCGAGCTGTTCTCGACGGTGCACCCGAACGCGGTCCGCCCGGTCCGCCTCCGCGGCCGTTCGCTGGACGAGCGCGCCCTTCGCGGCATCTACGCGTTCACGCTACTGTACCTCGCGTTGTTCTTCCTCTCGACGCTGGTGCTGGTCGCCGACGCCTCGATACGCGGCCCAGAGACCCTCTCGGTCATCGAGGCGATGACCGCGGTAGCCGCGACGCTCGGGAACATCGGCCCGGGGCTACAGATGGTCGGCCCGATGGGCAGCTACCTCTCGTTCACGCCTGAGGCGAAGCTGTTCATGGTTGCGCTGATGTGGATCGGTCGCCTGGAGATATTCCCGGTGCTCGTGTTGCTGACGCGAGCGTACTGGCGGTCCTAG
- a CDS encoding helix-turn-helix domain-containing protein: protein MGRIFPIKRAVEHEPGQSKLVGLTDETADEVFATLSSATARTILEALYEEPHTPADLREVTGTTLQNVHYHLTNMENAGLIEVVDTWYSEKGSAMNVYAPCARAVLVMASSRDDRSIFRDLLARVLAVVVFMGVATLTLARVLDELARPEPITEMASLAGDAASQPASQPATQPLLSPELAFLGGGLLAVAVFAVLVVLYLRPWSRPR, encoded by the coding sequence ATGGGCCGTATCTTCCCGATAAAACGCGCCGTCGAACACGAGCCCGGCCAGTCCAAACTCGTCGGACTGACCGACGAGACGGCCGACGAGGTGTTCGCCACGCTCTCCAGCGCCACCGCGCGGACCATCCTCGAAGCGCTCTACGAGGAGCCCCACACACCGGCGGACCTCCGCGAGGTCACCGGAACCACGCTCCAGAACGTCCACTACCACCTCACGAACATGGAGAACGCCGGCCTCATCGAGGTCGTCGACACCTGGTACTCCGAGAAGGGGTCTGCCATGAACGTCTACGCCCCCTGTGCCAGGGCGGTCCTCGTGATGGCCAGCTCACGCGACGACCGGTCCATCTTCCGTGACCTCCTCGCGCGCGTGCTCGCGGTCGTCGTGTTCATGGGCGTTGCCACCCTCACGTTGGCGCGGGTCCTCGACGAACTGGCCCGCCCGGAACCCATCACGGAGATGGCCAGTCTTGCCGGTGACGCGGCCTCCCAGCCCGCGAGTCAGCCCGCCACTCAGCCGCTCCTGTCGCCCGAACTGGCGTTCCTCGGCGGCGGTCTGCTCGCCGTCGCCGTCTTCGCCGTGCTCGTCGTGCTCTATCTCCGGCCGTGGTCGCGACCGAGATAG